A part of Ooceraea biroi isolate clonal line C1 chromosome 10, Obir_v5.4, whole genome shotgun sequence genomic DNA contains:
- the LOC105288103 gene encoding protein PRRC2C isoform X7: MSTLSGIVSKGEKGKSKFQSLDINSLYRVSRGESLEPHQQKNTLPRKHGMQSLGKVPSARRPPANLPSLKSETSNSDPAVSLVPSGGSGWATTKDSTSSTTTTTTVATSLDNTTTVSSTAQCAAGTTVSTSLHSLLPGQQNAAQPPFLDQTNNKSSWSAIMSRSGDGTPIVVAVVGYAGLVGGAKGGRGALGLSFLAHQSPQFQHEFPSLSGQPSASVSTQSQTQQSSTTPNAISVAVQHHSLLQQQPYSHNHSGGTPGAQQQSNRELNAQYGPGPSLRPQTEGSWMQGGSRTAGGAAPATPVGPGSGNTPGGQGLPLNMPASGGHTQEGPGGGRQNLGQSPNMGAGPGGQHNSVNNQGSAPASGTHQIGPNLHHYRGLIPPFMYRSNFTGGFPPQFSSNPGSNNPRPRFNYPMDRFPPPQRERVAEEEILTRPIIKEEDLTRMDDISRDAGWAAHDDIDYNQKLAFSDDETESEPSKNDEKKDAKEKKSDDNAVEEKEKSRDNRDARDNRDSKELREPPHRSWTQPSMNRDYRGSNGASGGSYSTQSQLHSVHSLRGVEDDETWNERRRIKVEVASVVERARQRKEEEEKRFQESTKQAAAKKLQDLEQKLKEKQAKHKDEERVQSGESKSLITVPPVSLPIPEWEREKENRERENRERERERERPRTSSEGKDEKLVSGRDARDNLRDGRDQGLTDFRQSDRQNFLRQQDAARGERERDRDRDQRDSRDREQPAFSRHFQNNLPPRFQKQQAERSGANFNRISPNAERPSSQSVPFSQQYDPGRWLHNYNSLNSGMKQSMPPQRRSRTDSDASAPLDDERPPSRDHRGAAPPSRDDRYRHSSHRSYDGRKPGYYDEYNRNFRDYEYDDRHPRDSWERDRHFDDKERDPKENLDSRDSRDIRDNRDIRDNRDARDVKDSRPTSRDARDVRDRDGKEKKDYDNYQKDSFDEREREQRERPESSEWREERNVGQDRQLEGRRDAPKEERSERPQRPDSRDSRASRESKTSLRDDDLHKLRDCNSWVSEVSDYEEKKRDLLYHEETRERERDRDRRQPPGPVTKEKIEADELKNEKRSLTQLKRGSSELQEKKDQPKESSTEAKKDMDVWNRKAERASESRQIERGDNSPKAWADAISPTFEKEEEKMAEAAKDGKESDEIKQGLLDKPVLEKKEEASAEDAKEQIKDEKREKNTRNRTSSGSSARVRETRGGRQWGGGTFSVYTRGWRGPESRGRRGGPRSTGKSGMSVKSGSYGHTDSENSADEVSGSTESGKEDKRSARSPKPSQKIEKEDRNREAARRDDKRGTEYPQARSEKRTYDGKPSHEAFAPSGEPSRRGRGGFRIRNTTTGSRMEGYGPPSSKSPFSSERNVDEKHQPSTGRQNPSTPTLEKEASLLQSTSVESADDKIIAKQQALTAGITGRRNKSPSQQTQQPGNKQETNHASQVANVPSQKSQMRKDESRSKRTRSGSRRGRDNREARSRGSSGNVSKQPQSDVGNEDWETTSENSEEHIEDHKDPRNSRNKHFTGRSNQAASQNAIGANVHSRRNEQSAIAREQREKNPKSSNPASRAPGAEKRNLQNAGFSAQKNHADGIPPLMQNAQIQNGGRSRSQSSTNSGAVSNKSSNKDSMVNRIDEIKLTDPNLVNQALNDLNKKSQTKEKKLIDSEVEANNCSEDATNPAEDKVDADGFQEVRSKKNVKESRHNQKEETKPVKRDKEKERERDRDRDRERDRSKSKSNGSQQVLQQVQNIPPLLGQNIPQPANIPQKQYDNRNSRNPRLAPRFQRLVKQQQQQMCTTDANEMNKLNSSGSNYAKDSSNSPAPPPAVNAWDKPFTSQLRSNSPSAVPTDIQLMSGLTAQNDHSHEGNEATSGHSSQRNSPSGEKTGKNLKESLTEKNVSDVSSPPVQTLIFENTNYSKTTKTSGPADLAVKSKFSNHIKTQQRAEKRTDLEEEGSQVQQHQQQALSVAFSNKPNDLIKDKNQEPIQMPLSFNKNEDNADMKLDFTFDSDLTQLTEDKNKSLGMTRSMHMASGQSTISPSTAELNLKIASVKKVWENAPPMPTVVEHEDGNVVSSATSFPQAFESGDVDDSYGPHQQYNQNNMKSEITTSTNVCKLVPPQVKPQQQSSGSGGTQPGSTVPGPSPIGAGQSPIGHPPVSLQGPLSPPPFNSTGQPSHINYQEFPQYPGSQAAQYGGMSAIPSPPAVLFNTGSGQLPAQAGGLYGAFQLDQSRSPFTQYPPYAPSLQSSFSQQNMYLQQPPPPPPHAPNAPTPEMYQSNLSQYRITAAAAPPFGQNQQLSNNPNTVLISSSSNSLMSASVKPSSQPIGAIGTKAPHFQTPSAPQPNQLTYIPYDPNQVLGVSGSYMGNSQLVQRPGPNVQASANSYYSATSADVFPGSQTGFYQSGGATQQTGTHYGLQGFGQHSQSLATGSATPVGLQNYGPSFLSSSGLQIAAAAQQYRNPTGGLPGPGNAAPTFLNKHQPQEQPRQLKSPSGNQQDVLASVFSSTPQIPSPKSRNCKQQSSSQQPQPSPTQHHKYQQYQGVSQSALVLQQNVRGMGMPPRAGIQPSQQRYPPPIQRPVVPFAPGPNPNNPTQQQPTCMPTQQQQQAQINRHRPNLHQQQQQQQQQRNMKMQQQYYSSQANVKMDSSDKADNHNDKMNDGPSGTQPGGNKSNVSQQDSDNNKEEVNQQNE; encoded by the exons ACCGTCTCCTCAACAGCACAATGCGCAGCAGGGACCACTGTTTCAACATCCCTACATTCTTTATTACCGGGACAGCAAAATGCAGCGCAACCTCCTTTTTTGGATCAAACAAACAACAAATCATCATGGAGCGCAATTATGAGCAGATCAGGAGAcg GTACGCCCATTGTGGTAGCAGTGGTTGGTTACGCGGGGCTCGTGGGGGGCGCGAAAGGGGGAAGAGGTGCCCTTGGACTGAGTTTCCTCGCCCACCAGTCCCCGCAGTTCCAACACGAGTTTCCCAGTCTGAGCGGACAGCCATCCGCCTCCGTCTCCACTCAGAGCCAGACTCAACAATCCTCAACAACACCCAATGCAATCTCAGTCGCAGTCCAACATCACTCGTTACTACAGCAACAACCGTATTCCCACAACCACTCAG GCGGAACGCCGGGCGCTCAACAACAGTCGAATCGAGAGTTAAATGCGCAATATGGTCCAGGGCCAAGTCTACGTCCACAAA CCGAAGGAAGCTGGATGCAAGGCGGAAGTCGTACGGCAGGTGGTGCAGCGCCGGCAACACCAGTTGGTCCCGGAAGTGGGAATACTCCGGGGGGCCAGGGCCTCCCTTTGAATATGCCTGCTTCAGGAGGACATACCCAGGAGGGTCCCGGTGGAGGGCGGCAGAACTTGGGCCAGTCGCCAAACATGGGCGCGGGCCCGGGAGGCCAGCATAATTCCGTGAACAATCAAGGTTCTGCGCCTGCTTCCGGCACGCATCAGATTGGGCCAAATCTACATCACTACCGGGGACTTATCCCGCCGTTT atGTATAGATCAAATTTCACTGGTGGATTTCCTCCGCAATTTTCATCAAATCCTGGATCCAACAACCCCCGCCCCAGATTTAACTATCCCATGGATCGATTCCCGCCTCCTCAACGCGAACGCGTAGCTGAGGAGGAAATACTGACTAGACCCATCATTAAGGAAGAAGATCTTACCCGTATGGATGATATTTCACGTGACGCAGGATGGGCCGCGCACGATGATATTGATTATAATCAGAAATTGGCCTTCAGCGATGATGAAACCGAGTCTGAACCATCGAAAAATGACGAGAAGAAAGATGCcaaggagaaaaagagcgacGATAATGCCgtggaagagaaggagaaatcCCGCGATAACCGTGACGCTCGAGACAATCGGGATTCGAAGGAACTCCGAGAGCCACCGCATCGTTCTTGGACTCAGCCCTCTATGAATCGCGATTATCGTGGATCGAATGGTGCCAGCGGCGGTAGTTATTCCACGCAATCGCAACTGCACTCCGTACATTCTCTAAGAG GCGTTGAGGATGACGAGACATGGAACGAGAGACGTAGAATAAAAGTTGAGGTCGCGTCTGTcgtcgagcgcgcgcggcagcgtaaggaggaggaggaaaagcGATTCCAAGAATCAACGAAGCAAGCAGCAGCTAAGAAATTACAGGACCTGGAACAGAAACTCAAGGAAAAGCAAGCGAAGCACAAGGATGAGGAACGTGTGCAGTCTGGCGAGTCGAAGAGCCTGATCACCGTTCCACCTGTGTCTCTTCCAATACCGGAGTGGGAAAGGGAGAAGGAGAATAGGGAGCGAGAGAACAGAGAACGAGAGCGTGAGCGTGAACGACCTCGTACCTCGTCCGAAGGAAAAGACGAGAAGCTCGTTTCGGGACGTGACGCTCGCGATAACCTGAGAGATGGCAGAGATCAGGGATTGACGGACTTTCGTCAGAGTGATCGACAAAACTTCCTGCGGCAACAGGACGCAGCGCGCGGCGAGCGCGAGAgggatcgcgatcgcgaccaGAGGGACTCGCGGGACCGCGAGCAACCGGCATTCTCCCGACACTTTCAGAACAATCTGCCGCCGAGGTTTCAGAAGCAGCAGGCGGAGAGGAGCGGCGCAAATTTTAACCGGATTTCACCCAATGCCGAACGACCCAGTTCCCAGTCCGTTCCGTTTTCGCAACAATACGATCCCGGTAGATGGCTTCACAATTACAACTCGTTGA ATAGTGGTATGAAACAGTCCATGCCACCGCAACGCCGGAGCAGAACCGACTCGGACGCATCGGCGCCGCTGGACGACGAGCGACCGCCATCTCGGGATCATCGCGGTGCCGCACCGCCTTCACGGGACGACCGCTACCGACATTCCTCGCATCGGTCCTACGATGGCCGCAAGCCGGGTTATTACGACGAGTATAATCGCAATTTCAGAGATTACGAGTACGATGATAGACATCCTCGTGACTCTTGGGAGCGCGACAGACACTTCGATGATAAGGAGCGGGATCCGAAAGAGAATCTCGATTCGAGAGACAGCCGTGACATCCGCGACAATCGGGACATTCGGGATAACCGAGACGCTCGCGATGTCAAAGATTCCCGTCCTACCAGCCGCGACGCTCGAGACGTGCGCGACCGAGATGGCAAGGAGAAGAAGGACTACGACAATTACCAGAAG GATTCTTTCGACGAGCGAGAACGCGAGCAGAGGGAGCGTCCCGAAAGCTCAGAGTGGCGCGAGGAACGTAACGTGGGGCAAGACAGACAGCTTGAGGGCCGCCGTGATGCGCCGAAGGAGGAACGTAGTGAACGTCCGCAGAGACCGGACTCGCGCGACAGTCGCGCCTCCAGAGAATCGAAGACGTCTCTACGCGACGATGATTTGCACAAGTTACGCGATTGCAACTCCTGGGTGAGTGAAGTGTCGGATTACGAAGAGAAGAAACGAGATTTGTTGTACCACGAGGAGACTagggagagggaaagagatcGAGATAGAAGACAACCACCCGGACCTGTCACGAAGGAAAAGATCGAGGCGGATGAGCTGAAGAACGAGAAGCGCAGCTTGACTCAGCTAAAGAGAGGCAGTTCCGAGCTTCAGGAGAAGAAAGATCAACCGAAGGAAAGTTCCACGGAGGCTAAGAAGGACATGGACGTGTGGAACAGAAAAGCGGAACGCGCCTCAGAAAGCAGGCAGATCGAGAGAGGAGATAACTCGCCGAAGGCCTGGGCTGATGCAATATCGCCGACTTTtgaaaaggaagaggagaagatgGCGGAAGCGGCCAAAGACGGCAAAGAAAGCGACGAGATTAAACAGGGCTTGTTAGATAAGCCAGTGCtggagaaaaaagaggaagcgAGCGCCGAGGACGCCAAGGAGCAGATCAAGGACGAGAAGCGAGAGAAGAATACGCGCAATAGAACGAGCAGCGGTTCCAGCGCTCGAGTTCGCGAAACCCGCGGTGGACGCCAGTGGGGTGGTGGAACCTTCAGCGTGTACACTCGCGGCTGGCGTGGTCCGGAAtcacgaggacgacgaggtGGTCCACGATCCACCGGCAAGTCCGGAATGTCCGTTAAAAGCGGCTCCTACGGACACACTGATTCCGAGAATAGCGCGGACGAAGTTTCGGGCTCGACGGAGTCTGGCAAGGAGGACAAGCGCTCGGCGCGCTCGCCCAAACCGTCCCAGAAAATTGAGAAAGAGGACCGCAATCGTGAAGCAGCCAGACGAGACGACAAGCGGGGCACCGAGTACCCGCAGGCGCGCAGCGAGAAGAGAACGTACGACGGGAAGCCCAGTCACGAAGCTTTCGCGCCGTCCGGCGAGCCGTCCCGCCGTGGCAGAGGTGGTTTCCGTATTCGAAATACGACTACAGGCAGTCGCATGGAAGGCTACGGGCCGCCGTCCAGCAAGAGTCCGTTCTCGTCGGAACGTAACGTGGACGAGAAGCATCAACCAAGTACCGGACGACAAAACCCATCAACGCCGACTTTGGAGAAAGAGGCGAGCCTCTTGCAGTCCACTTCGGTCGAGTCCGCCGACGACAAGATAATCGCGAAGCAACAGGCGCTCACCGCGGGTATCACGGGTAGACGTAACAAGTCCCCGAGCCAACAGACTCAGCAACCCGGCAACAAACAAGAGACCAATCACGCGAGCCAGGTCGCCAACGTTCCGTCTCAGAAGTCGCAGATGCGAAAGGACGAGTCGCGTTCCAAGAGAACTCGTAGCGGGAGCAGAaga GGAAGAGATAACCGAGAAGCTCGTTCGCGTGGTAGCAGCGGCAATGTGTCGAAGCAGCCGCAATCGGATGTGGGTAATGAGGATTGGGAAACTACGTCGGAAAACAGCGAGGAACACATAGAAGATCACAAGGATCCTCGTAACAGTCGCAACAAGCACTTCACTGGACGATCTAATCAAGCCGCGAGTCAAAATGCTATCGGCGCGAACGTGCATTCCCGTAGAAACGAGCAGTCGGCGATTGCCAGAGAGCAACGCGAGAAAAACCCAAAGTCTTCCAATCCGGCGTCGCGAGCCCCCGGGGCAGAGAAGCGGAATTTGCAGAACGCTGGATTTAGCGCGCAAAAGAATCACGCTGACGGCATACCGCCTCTGATGCAAAACGCGCAGATACAAAACGGAGGACGGTCCAGGAGCCAGAGTTCGACGAACAGCGGTGCGGTCTCGAACAAATCGAGCAACAAGGACAGCATGGTGAATCGTATCGACGAGATCAAGCTGACCGATCCGAACCTCGTGAACCAAGCGCTGAATGACCTAAACAAGAAATCGCaaacgaaagagaagaagTTGATCGACTCGGAGGTTGAAGCGAACAACTGCTCCGAGGACGCCACGAATCCCGCGGAGGATAAGGTGGACGCCGATGGCTTTCAGGAGGTGCGCTCGAAGAAGAACGTAAAGGAATCCCGACACAATCAGAAGGAGGAGACGAAACCTGTCAAACGGGACAAGGAGAAGGAGCGTgaacgcgatcgcgatcgcgatcgtgagCGCGATCGTTCCAAGTCGAAATCGAATGGGTCACAGCAGGTGCTGCAACAGGTGCAGAATATACCGCCGCTGTTGGGCCAGAATATCCCGCAACCGGCGAACATACCGCAGAAACAATACGATAACCGAAACTCCCGGAATCCGAGGCTCGCGCCGCGATTTCAGCGTCTGGTgaagcaacagcagcagcagatgTGCACCACCGACGCGAACGAAATGAACAAGCTGAACAGTTCCGGCAGCAATTACGCCAAGGACTCGTCCAACAGTCCCGCGCCTCCGCCAGCGGTGAACGCCTGGGACAAGCCTTTCACTAGCCAATTGCGCTCGAATTCTCCGTCCGCAGTTCCTACAGATATTCAGCTGATGTCCGGCCTGACGGCTCAGAACGATCACAGCCATGAGGGTAACGAGGCGACCTCGGGGCACAGCAGCCAACGGAATTCTCCCAGCGGCGAGAAGACTGGGAAGAACCTGAAGGAATCTCTCACGGAGAAGAACGTATCCGACGTGTCCTCTCCTCCCGTGCAGACTCTGATCTTCGAGAACACTAATTACTCCAAGACCACCAAGACGAGCGGACCGGCGGATCTGGCGGTGAAGTCCAAGTTCTCGAATCACATCAAGACGCAGCAGCGCGCGGAGAAACGCACTGATCTCGAGGAGGAAGGCAGTCAAGTGCAGCAGCACCAGCAACAGGCGCTCTCGGTCGCGTTCTCCAACAAGCCGAACGACCTCATTAAGGATAAGAATCAAGAACCTATCCAGATGCCTCTGTCGTTCAACAAGAACGAGGACAACGCCGACATGAAGTTGGACTTCACGTTCGACTCCGATCTTACACAGCTGACGGAGGACAAGAACAAGAGTTTAGGCATGACGCGTTCCATGCACATGGCTAGCGGCCAAAGCACGATATCGCCGTCGACCGCGGAGCTGAATCTGAAGATAGCGTCCGTGAAGAAGGTCTGGGAAAACGCACCCCCGATGCCGACCGTGGTCGAGCACGAGGATGGCAACGTGGTCAGCAGTGCAACCAGCTTCCCGCAGGCGTTCGAGAGCGGCGATGTCGATGACAGTTACGGCCCTCACCAGCAATACAATCAGAACAATATGAAAAGTGAAATCACTACGTCCACAAACGTGTGCAAG CTGGTTCCCCCGCAGGTGAAGCCGCAGCAACAATCTTCAGGAAGCGGTGGTACGCAACCTGGTTCCACTGTGCCCGGGCCAAGTCCCATCGGAGCTGGTCAGAGTCCTATCGGCCATCCTCCTGTTAGTCTTCAGGGTCCCTTAAGCCCACCTCCGTTCAATTCCACAGGCCAACCTTCACATATTAACTACCAG GAATTCCCGCAGTATCCTGGTTCACAAGCGGCACAGTATGGTGGCATGTCCGCCATACCGTCGCCACCGGCAGTGTTGTTCAACACGGGCTCGGGACAATTGCCTGCCCAAGCGGGCGGTTTATACGGAGCGTTCCAACTGGATCAAAGCCGATCGCCGTTCACGCAGTATCCGCCGTACGCCCCGTCTCTCCAGAGCTCGTTCAGCCAACAAAACATGTACTTGCAGCAACCGCCTCCGCCGCCACCTCACGCGCCGAACGCTCCGACGCCAGAGATGTATCAGAGCAATTTATCCCAATACCGCATT ACTGCGGCAGCTGCTCCACCATTCGGACAGAACCAACAGCTGAGTAACAATCCCAATACGGTACTGATTAGTTCATCGTCGAATTCCTTGATGTCAGCAAGCGTGAAACCGTCATCCCAACCGATTGGAGCTATCGGAACCAAAGCTCCACATTTCCAGACGCCATCTGCTCCTCAACCCAATCAG TTGACTTATATACCGTATGATCCGAACCAAGTACTCGGCGTGAGTGGTAGTTATATGGGAAATTCGCAATTAGTGCAGAGACCTGGTCCAAATGTTCAAGCATCTGCCAATAGTTATTACAGCGCTACGTCTGCAG ATGTATTTCCGGGATCACAAACGGGTTTCTATCAGTCCGGCGGTGCCACTCAACAGACTGGAACCCATTACGGTCTGCAGGGATTTGGCCAGCACAGTCAAAGTCTGGCAACGGGTAGCGCGACCCCCGTCGGTCTGCAGAATTATGGCCCCAGCTTTTTGTCCAGCTCGGGATTGCAAATAGCAGCGGCTGCTCAACAATATCGCAATCCCACTGGTGGCTTACCGGGCCCGGGGAACGCAGCCCCCACGTTTCTCAACAAACACCAACCGCAGGAACAACCCAGACAATTGAAGAGCCCATCGGGAAATCAGCAGGACGTGCTTGCATCAGTTTTCAGCTCCA CTCCTCAAATACCGTCACCTAAATCGAGAAATTGCAAGCAGCAATCATCGTCGCAACAACCGCAGCCTAGCCCAACGCAGCATCACAAGTATCAACAATATCAGGGCGTTAGTCAGTCTGCTCTG GTTTTacagcaaaatgtccgcggaATGGGCATGCCGCCACGTGCGGGTATTCAGCCGTCGCAGCAGCGTTACCCACCTCCGATACAGCGACCCGTAGTACCATTCGCGCCAGGTCCCAACCCGAACAATCCCACGCAACAGCAGCCTACGTGTATGCCGacgcagcagcaacagcaggcCCAGATTAATCGCCACCGACCGAATTTAcaccagcagcagcaacagcagcagcagcaacgcaACATGAAGATGCAACAGCAATATTACTCGTCGCAAG CAAACGTTAAAATGGATTCAAGCGACAAAGCCGATAACCACAATGACAAGATGAACGATGGCCCATCTGGAACGCAGCCCGGAGGTAACAAGTCCAATGTGAGCCAGCAAGACAGTGATAACAATAAGGAAGAAGTGAATCAGCAAAACGAGTGA